In Drosophila santomea strain STO CAGO 1482 chromosome 2L, Prin_Dsan_1.1, whole genome shotgun sequence, a single window of DNA contains:
- the LOC120443816 gene encoding large neutral amino acids transporter small subunit 1, translated as MTDRYANGVTTSLVEPTNGCAASEQPGDGEEKIVLKRKLTLINGVAIIVGTIIGSGIFIAPTGVFLYTESVGSSLLIWLTCGILSTIGALCYAELGTCITRSGGDYAYLLVSFGPLVGFLRLWIALLIIRPTTQTIVALTFAHYAVKPFFPECDPPQNAVKLLAAICLTLLTTINCLSVKVSMKVQDVFTVGKLLALIMIILAGLYYMATGELENFSHPWEGIYTTRNIGYAFYSGLFAFGGWNYLNFVTEELQDPYKNLPRAIWIAMPLVTGIYVLVNLAYFAVVNKPEMLSSLAVAVTFGNRVFGPLAFMVPIFVALSTFGGVNGVLFTSARLFATGAQEGHLPKFFQLFHVKQQTPIPSLIFTCLMSLLMLLTDNVYQLINYFSSVLWLSVVASIAGMLWLRHKRPDLPRPIKVHIALPIIFMVSCVTLVLLPNLEEPQNLLIGIGITLAGIPFYYAFIAWKNKPKCYGRLSNSVVEICRAVFNTTIIESNEAIN; from the exons AGCGGAAGCTAACACTCATTAATGGAGTGGCCATTATAGTGGGCACCATCATCGGATCGGGCATCTTCATCGCTCCCACGGGAGTCTTTCTCTACACCGA ATCCGTGGGAAGCTCCCTCTTGATTTGGCTGACCTGCGGCATTTTGTCGACAATCGGAGCTCTTTGCTACGCGGAACTGGGAACATGCATCACCAGATCTGGCGGGGATTACGCCTATCTGCTGGTGTCCTTTGGGCCGCTGGTGGGATTCCTGCGGCTCTGGATCGCACTGCTCATCATCCGGCCAACCACGCAG ACCATTGTGGCTCTAACTTTTGCCCACTATGCGGTCAAGCCATTCTTCCCGGAATGCGATCCTCCACAGAATGCGGTGAAACTGCTGGCTGCCATATGTCTGA CTCTGCTCACCACAATTAATTGCCTGTCTGTGAAGGTGTCCATGAAGGTGCAGGATGTGTTCACGGTGGGCAAGCTGCTGGCCCTCATCATGATTATCCTAGCCGGACTGTACTACATGGCCACTGGCGAGTTGGAGAACTTCAGCCATCCATGGGAGGGCATCTACACTACCCGCAACATTGGCTACGCCTTCTATTCCGGTCTGTTTGCCTTTGGCGGCTGGAACTACTTGAACTTTGTGACGGAGGAGCTGCAGGATCCATACAA GAACCTGCCGCGTGCCATTTGGATAGCCATGCCCCTGGTCACGGGCATCTATGTTCTGGTTAATTTGGCCTACTTCGCCGTGGTGAACAAACCGGAGATGCTCAGTTCACTGGCCGTGGCAGTGACCTTTGGAAACCGTGTGTTCGGACCGCTGGCCTTCATGGTGCCCATTTTCGTGGCACTGAGCACATTTGGAGGCGTCAACGGAGTGCTCTTCACCTCGGCGCGTCTGTTCGCCACTGGAGCTCAGGAGGGGCATTTGCCCAAGTTTTTCCAGCTGTTCCATGTGAAGCAACAGACTCCCATTCCCTCCCTGATTTTCACA TGTCTGATGTCTCTGCTCATGCTGCTCACGGATAACGTCTACCAGTTGATCAACTACTTCAGCTCAGTGCTCTGGCTCTCAGTGGTGGCCAGCATAGCCGGGATGTTGTGGCTCCGGCACAAGAG GCCCGACTTGCCCAGACCCATTAAAGTCCATATTGCGCTGCCCATTATCTTCATGGTGAGCTGCGTGACACTCGTACTGCTGCCGAATCTGGAGGAGCCGCAAAATCTGCTGATTGGCATCGGCATAACCCTGGCTGGCATTCCGTTCTACTACGCCTTCATCGCCTGGAAAAACAAGCCCAAATGCTACGGACGGCTGTCCAATTCCGTGGTGGAGATTTGCCGGGCCGTCTTCAATACCACCATTATCGAATCGAATGAGGCGATTAACTAG